The DNA segment attcccgacgtgtttttctctctgtcactttttttgaccgtatttcatgcatagatataaagggaaggcacagtccatgtctctatgtctatgatcctAGCGGACACGCTACAGCAAAATATTgcattcaaagattatagagtagaaagataggaaacgccctcatatctctacatttcggccagtgaaaacacatttgacaatgagatggcgctgaaaacgtaatGTGAATAAACAAAAACTGTTTGATAactgttttctgttttataattgaagggcgctaaattcgaattctattccttgtattcaatttaaatatcgactttgttgagaccagaaaacaaaccttttgagcgacaaaacaaaagtatggtttcgttttgtgaccaggatgttagttttcatccgAACATTGTTTCTAATCAAgtgatattaatgaaatacgctgttgcatgtgctatatttttatttataatttataaaaaatttacaaaaatttgaaattatggacaacgaatagagctttgactaggacacaagagtatatggtgatctgttatatgtcaaaggtgttttttctgtgcaatacattgttttgaattaacAAGCTCAGTTGAATGTCTACAATTTATAccagaaattaatataaaccaatattcaatataatatcatagcatacacatttcagtcaCCGTACtttcatattatttacagaattttcagaatcaCAATCGAagaaaaccttacagaggtatacaagacctgtatgtgtTAGctcgtcagtatagtttctttatgcttttCTTATGATTTCTTTATGGTATGGTCTGTTTATGAcacaatttcaaaattgattaatgaatgaacaaaacactcacagcaggtttcatataACTttaactttccaaacaacaatttgacagtcaatcGATTCCcgaatcgaaatcaataaaacctttgcatttctgaatatattgaaggaaaggcaattgagaatctctGAATGGACGTATACAAGACATAAATTCCCTAAAATGGGCTCTTCATGCAAGGGCTGCCTTCTGCATACATCATACAACAATTCACATGTTCTCAGTTGACTTCCAGTAAAATGTACACTGCACATGGTATAGTCACTAGTGTTTATAGGCCATTatgccctgaaaatttcatccactgaTTGActgagtcacatgttaccaatTTTAATACTCACATTTCCATTTTGCTTAGTAAAGTGGAAACCTTGATtccggaaaatccattttatttgatcTATACTTCTtcaccatgaaataatttttggacGATATttagaggttttcaccaagaaattggaCAAAAAACCAGAatgagctagataaacaaaaggcagtacgagaatcgaaacattcaaaacctctttgatcaaaatggccatttgAAATCTTACatcatttctgcaaatggccctcgaattAATACTTTAACCAGtcttgaaaacacatttgaaatacagatggcgctcacatcactttagtctctttatttcccatctttctactctataatctttgtattGCATTATGTCAAAACATCAACAACCACTCACAACACAGTGGACTCGAATGATTGACAAACTGTTAACATAATACTGACTCACTCATATGAGGGTTATGAAAAAAGGAATCCATGACCTTGACAAGTATATTAGATCGTGTCAAAACACATATCTCATAATCTCAAAAATATGTTTCGAGATAACGAAGACCGCACGGTCCGTAGGGCAGTGAGAGTAAGAAGAAGAATAAAATCCCTCATCCGCTTGGCTTTCTTCAACGCATACTGGCTGGAAGAGTATGACCCTGATGCCCTCAGCTCTTCCGTTCTCAAGAACGTGCGCGTGATAACCACTCGGAAAAAAATCGACAGTTTGATCAATCTCCAGCAGAAAGCGATCTTGAATAAACGTGAGGAACATAGAACTGAATCGGAGAGGCGTTATCTTAGTGTAGTTCTTGGAGGCATGAGATGTTTCAAACGATATCCTGAAAAGACCAGGAGACATCTTGCGAGGGTAGGCCAGTTCGCTTATTATCCACCTGGCCGGACAATATTGAGGGAGGGTGATCCGCCCTTTGCATGGTATTACATCCTTGCAGGAAAAGTGGGTGTGATGCAGATGAAACATACTGTGGATGGACTGAAAGTGGTAGAGGTGGAGTCCTACTACAAAGGTGGGCATCACTATCACTATTATGTCTTCTGAGTTAATAACTAACACCTCTTTTGTGATAAGCTTTATATAAAATTTAACATCCTGAGTAAGCCACTGCCTCATTCCAGGTTACACCTTTGGGGAATTCTCCATGTTACACGGCACTGCAAGAAATAGGTCAATCGTAACAACAGCCCACTGCGAATTCCTGACCATAGAGAAAGATGCCTTCAATGCCATCATACGTAGAACAGTCATGCACCACTACAACATCATAACTAACTACGTGAAGAAGCTTCCTTACTTTCAGTCCTTCGATCAGAAAGAGCTGATCGAAGCTTGCCTGGTAGCCAAGGTGAAAGAGTACGAACACGATGAATTGGTGCTAGGGGATGATGTAGGCTACCCTCACTACGCCTATTTCGTGA comes from the Coccinella septempunctata chromosome 2, icCocSept1.1, whole genome shotgun sequence genome and includes:
- the LOC123307284 gene encoding uncharacterized protein LOC123307284, translated to MFRDNEDRTVRRAVRVRRRIKSLIRLAFFNAYWLEEYDPDALSSSVLKNVRVITTRKKIDSLINLQQKAILNKREEHRTESERRYLSVVLGGMRCFKRYPEKTRRHLARVGQFAYYPPGRTILREGDPPFAWYYILAGKVGVMQMKHTVDGLKVVEVESYYKGYTFGEFSMLHGTARNRSIVTTAHCEFLTIEKDAFNAIIRRTVMHHYNIITNYVKKLPYFQSFDQKELIEACLVAKVKEYEHDELVLGDDVGYPHYAYFVIRGNVRIIHHLMFTVQWDKVLKRNRYKLYDPFSDPKNDYFVKKLDKTDFAIKALDDEFSAKEYPWETHPPATDYFQLEMVKSLPPEIHTSFIKIYTVNELGCFNIGENLRNRFVIAEASPSTTICLLLPNYWLYKRNIAYIWSRLVSHFNLKIPNAQRILNEYVQRRQWEVKKRKLVKKILTGSHLLNSNTMHNVPYSLRMKEDLTLYKDAYSTFSTIRGACHR